GGGCCATGATAGGTAACGCCCCCTTCCTCGTCGTGGGAGTCATATTCCTGCTCGGACTATACGCCATACTAACCGAGAGAAACCTCATCAAGATAGCCATAGGGATATCGCTCCTCGAGGCCTCGGCCAACCTTCTCCTCATCGTCCTCGGTTATCGAAGCGGTGGGACCGTCCCGATATTTACCCTGGCGGGACAGGTCGAAACCATGGTCCTTCCCACACCCCAG
The Thermovirga sp. DNA segment above includes these coding regions:
- a CDS encoding cation:proton antiporter (subunit C of antiporter complex involved in resistance to high concentrations of Na+, K+, Li+ and/or alkali); this translates as MIGNAPFLVVGVIFLLGLYAILTERNLIKIAIGISLLEASANLLLIVLGYRSGGTVPIFTLAGQVETMVLPTPQALTLTAIVIGLATSALLLSLVILLYRHYGTLDVREIRRLRG